Proteins encoded together in one Triticum dicoccoides isolate Atlit2015 ecotype Zavitan chromosome 7B, WEW_v2.0, whole genome shotgun sequence window:
- the LOC119338773 gene encoding aspartyl protease family protein At5g10770-like translates to MASSRLPSLYGGLLVLVLVLLCGGALAAPPKRYLSVSLDQVVASKARAQCYDPSSFSGETSGNKFAIHPSCSTAEQAGRNRDIASHDRARLSTIRQRSYPSAMPPMAMPPIPPFIFPPSPTPGSAPAKGMPPMLPVVAFPPMFFPPNPAPSEGMPPVPAVAFPPIYFPPAPAPAEGPSVTIPDIPGTSGYNISEFIVVVGFGTPSQPSALLFDTGSDLSWVQCQPCTGHCYQQNGPLFDPTKSSTYDVETLTFSSSRTFSSFPFGCGTTNLGDFGSVDGLLGLGRGQLSLASQTASSYDGTFSYCLPSHNMSRPGFLSIGAAPDTGKVQYTAMIKKPQYPSFYFVELASINIGGYVLPVPPSVFTSKGTLLDSGTTLTYIPSKAYTLLSDRFKFTMKGYKPAPPSEELDTCYDFSGHNAIFIPGVSFKFSDGAVFELDFFGIMMFPDDAQPAYGCLAFAAGDDSFSIIGNTQQRSAEVIYDVAAEKIGFVPFSC, encoded by the exons ATGGCTTCGTCCCGACTGCCGTCGCTCTACGGCGGCctgctggtgctggtgctggtcCTCCTCTGCGGCGGCGCTCTGGCGGCTCCGCCGAAGCGCTACCTCTCCGTCAGCCTCGACCAGGTGGTCGCCTCCAAGGCTCGAGCCCAGTGCTATGATCCCTCCTCGTTTTCAG GCGAGACTTCTGGCAACAAGTTCGCCATCCATCCATCTTGCAGCACGGCCGAGCAGGCGGGACGCAATCGCGACATCGCCAGCCACGACAGAGCCCGTCTGAGCACCATCCGCCAAAGGTCTTACCCTTCAGCCATGCCTCCGATGGCCATGCCTCCGATCCCTCCGTTCATTTTCCCGCCAAGCCCCACACCAGGTTCAGCACCAGCAAAGGGCATGCCTCCGATGTTACCGGTCGTCGCCTTCCCTCCGATGTTCTTCCCGCCAAACCCCGCACCATCAGAGGGGATGCCTCCAGTCCCAGCCGTAGCCTTCCCTCCGATATACTTCCCGCCAGCCCCTGCACCAGCGGAGGGGCCGTCCGTCACCATCCCGGACATCCCGGGGACCAGCGGCTACAACATATCGGAGTTTATCGTCGTCGTTGGCTTCGGCACGCCGTCTCAGCCATCTGCTCTGTTGTTTGACACCGGTAGCGACCTGTCGTGGGTCCAGTGCCAGCCGTGCACGGGCCACTGTTACCAGCAAAACGGCCCGCTCTTCGACCCGACCAAGTCTTCCACCTACGACGTG GAGACGCTGACATTCTCCTCGTCGCGTACGTTCTCCAGCTTCCCGTTTGGATGCGGCACCACCAACCTGGGTGACTTTGGCAGCGTCGACGGGCTGCTTGGCCTCGGCCGTGGCCAGCTTTCGCTGGCCTCgcagacggcctcctcgtacgacgGCACCTTCTCCTACTGTCTTCCGTCTCACAACATGTCGAGGCCCGGGTTCCTCAGCATCGGCGCCGCCCCGGACACCGGCAAGGTCCAGTACACGGCGATGATCAAGAAGCCGCAGTACCCGTCCTTCTACTTCGTGGAGCTCGCGTCCATCAACATCGGTGGCTACGTCCTGCCGGTGCCGCCATCCGTGTTCACCAGCAAGGGCACGCTGCTCGACTCCGGCACCACCCTCACGTACATCCCCTCGAAGGCCTACACCTTGCTCAGCGACCGCTTCAAGTTCACCATGAAGGGGTACAAGCCGGCGCCGCCCTCCGAAGAGCTCGACACCTGCTACGACTTCTCCGGCCACAACGCCATCTTCATACCGGGGGTGTCGTTCAAGTTCAGCGACGGAGCCGTGTTCGAGCTCGACTTCTTCGGGATCATGATGTTCCCTGATGACGCGCAGCCGGCCTACGGGTGCCTCGCGTTCGCGGCCGGCGATGATTCCTTCTCCATCATCGGCAACACGCAGCAGCGTTCCGCCGAGGTGATCTACGATGTTGCAGCCGAGAAGATTGGTTTTGTTCCCTTCAGTTGCTGA